The window AAAGGGAGCGGAGGCAAAAACAAAACTCTTTCTATACCTATCTCATAAAGAAATTTGTCCTAATGATAATTTTGGATGAAAGATCTGACACAATTAAAtccaactatacatatatatatatatattttttttctgcctgtaaTTAGACATGGTTGACAcactatcagtaaaaaaaaaaaagaaaatcaacataTACTCATTAGCCATTCATCAAACATAAAAACTCCAAAACCTCGTACAGCACTGAGAAAGTGAAGAAgggcaaagaagaggaggaaaaaggaaaataaaatagtcCTAGCCAATCCAAACCACAGGATTCTATGGAAGTGATAAAACCAAGTATTCAAGATTCAACTAAAGTGGCAGAGACTAAATGCCTATATAAGATTTAGCTATAAGCTTGGGAATTAAATTACTTTACAAGCAATGAAATTCAGTCACATATTCAAAATCTGCAAGGTAGTCTTTGCATAACTATATGAGTATGagtttgtatgtgcatttgtggatttgtgtctttgtgtgtgtgtcttcatgtgtgtgtgtgtgtacgtctttgtgtgtgtgtgtgtgtgtgtgcgtctttgtgtgtgtgtgtgtgtgtgtgtgtgtgtgtgtgtgtgtgtgtgtgtgtgtgtgtgtgtgtgtgtgtgtgtgtgtgtgtgtgtgtgtatctttttgtgagtgtctttttttttttttttgtgtgtgtgtgtgtgtgtgtgtgtgtgtgtgtgtgtgtgtgtgtgtgtgtgtgtgtgtgtgtgtgtgtgtgtgtgtgtgtgtgtcttcatgagtttgtgtgtgtgtgtcttcatgagtttgtgtgtgtgtcttcatgagtttgtgtgtgtgtgtgtgtgtcttcatgagtttgtgtgtgtgtgtgtgtgtcttcatgagtttgtgtgtgtgtctttgtgtgtgttcatgtgtgtgtgttcatatgtgtgtgtgtgttcatatgtgtgtgtgtgtgtgtgtgtgtgtgtgtgtgtgtgtgtgtgtgtgtgtgtgtgtgtgtgtgtgtgtgtgtgtgtatgtgtgtgtgtgtgtgtgtgtgtgtgtgtgtgtgtgtgtgtgtgtgtgtgtgtgtgtgtgtgtgtgtgtgtgtgtgtgtgtgtgtgtgcacgtgtgtgcatgtgtgtagactCTCAATTAACATACAAGAGCCTGGTAATGAACTGAAAGATCTAACCCAACTGTAatgaaaagcaacaataatacaaaaagaatggaagaaaaaaccTGTGAGCTTAAAGGCATAAAAGACCTACAACAGTATCCCCTTTGGTGTTCATAAGTATGCTGTAAGTTGCAAAGGTTACTTagctttgaaaataataataataacaataataaaataaataaacaaaaataaatgaagaaaaaaataaataaaaataaaaataaataaacaaaatataaataggcATGGGCCAAGCAAGCTCAACtattctggagggggggggggaagaaaaatccTTCTGctttttataaattaatatatatatattttttcttcagtaCCAGCACCTGTGACTCTCATATGTTACTTACCCACACTGAAAATGTTTTGAGTATCCCCTGGCATAGACGGTCCACCAAAATTAAACGCCCCTGCGGATATGAATATTACCTGACAACTAAGCCCCTTTACAGTCCCAAGCCACTTTGAAGTGTAGCAGGTAGCTTTGGGTGAGGAGAACAGGGCAACCGAGCACTCCTTGCAAAATGTTTGGCACTGAATAATGGCACCTTTACTTCCAACATcagcaaaagaagagaaaatgactgAATTGATGCAATAAGTGCATCTTAAATAATGCCTGCTTACTTTTAGAGGAAATTTCAGATCTGATCTCCTTTAAAGATATCCATAAACAAATTGCACAGTGCAATAATTCTAAGCAAACATTTTGCTTCTCTTGGTTGCTCCAGAATTGTAGAGGAAACAATATCTCTACTTCCAAACTTTATCTTATGCATGtctaccaaaacaaacaaaaaagataaacaaaaataaaaaaaatacaagtatctCTCTTAATGCAAAGAGCAAACAAATGTCTGATATCACTTCACAACtcttaaataaaatcaaaacttCTATTTACTAGAATGCCAATGCCAAATTGTTCAAGTTCCCTATTTGATACAAATTAGAAGCAATATTAGACATGAGATAAAATTTTGgtgtaagaggaaaagaaggaatgaattcTAATTAACCCTATTAAATCTTTACTGAAGAGGCTTAAAATAGCAAGGCAATTACCTGCATTGAATGAAGGTGGGTTGGCACTGCCAAACTGGAACACTGGCCCTCCTGGAGAAGCTGTCCCTCCTGCTGCAGGTGTGGCACCAAACGATGGGGGACTAGCTGCTGTTTGACCAAACTGGAATGGTGTGCTTTTGGCATTTGGTGTAGAACTACTCCCAAAGGCTGGGGAGTTAAAGGAAGGAGTTTGTGAAGCCTGGAAGGCAAAGCTTGGAGCTGGAGTGGCAGCCGGAGCTGCTGCTGGTGCTGGGCTATTTGTGCTTCCAAAAGGCGAAGTTGCTCCCTGTGCTGCTTCAAAGGGGTTTGCTGGGGTACTCGCCTTGCTGCCCCCTTGAGCTCCTCCAAAGCCAAAGCCTGCAGATGAACCAAATAGAGATGTTGCACTTGTGGCTGTGCTACCGAAGCTGGGTGCTGGTGCTCCAAAGGCTGGGGCAGTTGTTGCTGGTGCTCCAAAGGTTGGGGCAGTTGTTGCTGGTGCTCCAAAGGTTGGGGCAGTTGTTGCTGGTGCTCCAAAGGTTGGGGCAGTTGTTGCTGGTGCTCCAAATGCAGGAGGATTGGCAGTTGACCCAAAGGCTGGAGTACTTGTGGTAGAGCCAAAAGCTGGGGTGCTTGTTGCAGGTGCCCCAAATGACGGAGGACTCGTTACAGTTCCAAATGAGGGAGTGCTTGTTTGACTGCTTGTTGCACCATATGCTGGGGGTGCTGTTGTTGGTACACCAAATGATGGGGTGGTTTTTGGTGTACCAAATGCTGCTGTACTTGTAGTTGAGCCAAAGGCTGGTGGATTTGTTGTTGGTGCTCCAAAACCTTGAGTATTTGTTGGCAGAGCACCAAAGCCCTGTCCTGTAGTAGAACCAAAGGATGGAGCTGGGGCTGCAGCTGAGGATGGGACTGAAGCTTGGCCAGTAGCAGCATTTGAACCAAAGCTAAACGGTGACTGTGTCTGGCTTGTTGGTGCACCGAAACTAGGAGGTTTACTGGCAGTACTACCAAATGAAAATGGACTGCTTGATGTTGTGGCAACTTGAGCAGGCTTATCCGTAGATCCAAACTGAAAAGCAGAGTTAGTCTGTGATACTGCTGGAGATCCAAAGTTGAAGGttgctggtgctggtgctggtgctggtgctggtgctggtgtTGATGTAGGTGCAGCTGTAGCTCCTGCAGAAGATCCAAAGTTGAAACCAGGGGATGATGTAGCTGTGGTAGTAGCAGCTGGAGCAGAACCAAAAGTGAATGCTCCACTTGGTGTAGCTTGTTTAGCTGTATCAACACTGGCACCAAAAGAGGGAGGATTGCTTGCCTTCACTGTTCCAAAACTGAATGGAGAACTAGATGATGTGGCAGCAGGTGTAGCCTTTGCTGCTGCTCCAAAGCTAAATAAGGAGCTTGAAGATGAAGTACTCTGTGTACTTGGGGTAAATGAAGGTATACTTGTTGCTGCGGTTGTTGGTTTAGGATCTGGAGCTCCAAACTGGAAAGGAGAACCTGTTGCAGCAGCTGTGACCGTTGCTGGTGGTGCTATACTTGATCCAAAGTTGAAACTTGTGCTAGGTGCAGATGTCTGGGCAGCAGATCCCTGACTGAAAGTAAAGGTAGCAGACACAGATGAACTTcctggagcaggagcaggagcaggagcagcagcaggagcagcagcaggagcaggagcagaagtTGCAGCAACAGTAGGACCAGACGATGTTCCAAAACTGAAACCTGAGGCTGCGGAAGTTGTCTGAGCTCCTGAAGTCAGAGTTGAAGTTGCTGGTGCTTTGGAGTCTTGAGATCCAAAAGAGAACCCAAGGCTTGGTGTGGAAGCCTCAGTCTGAGTAGTTTTGGGACCAAAAGTGAATGTAGAACTCTGACCAGATACTGCATCACTTCCAGCACCAAAGGTAAATGGAGAAGATGAGCTTGCAGGAGGCACTGCAGATGATCCCTGTGATGTTTTTGGATCAGTAGCAGCAAATACTCCTTGACTACTAGTGCTTGTATTTGCAGGAGCAGCTTGACTGCCAAAAGTAAAAGCACCAGGAACCTTTGTTTTTTCCTGCTGGTTTTCTACATTTTTACCATCTGTTGCACTTGCTGGCCTAACTGCAGAAGTAATCGAGGATGATCTGTTAGAACCAGGAACAACAAAACTGAAGGCTGAAGACACAGCTGTACCGGAACTGACCTGAGATGCTGTCTTTGATAAGGTACTCCCTAAACTAAACGTTCCTTGATTGGTTTGTTCACTAGCTGTGCTAGATGGTGCTGTCAGAGGCATTATGCCACTTATCAGACTCAAATCTGAACCAGGTTTCAGGGGTGCAAATGCAGACTCACTTGAGGTTGCACCAGCTAAGAGAGGATTTTTGGCTATTACAGATGAAGATGTTACAGCAGTGGGTGTGTCGGCTGACTGAGTAACAGCAGTGATAGATGTGGAGACAGTTGGTGTGCTAAGGCTTGTAACATCACTACTGACTGGGGGAGGAAGCTTCAAGACTGCTGTTACAGACACATTACTGCCACCCTCATCCCCAGCTGATTCAGTTGTCTTTACTGTATCAGTTTCTTTATTTACTACAGAGGTAGATGGTGGTttaagagagaatgtgaaagttGTGGTCACTTCATTCTTGTCTGTCTCAGCTGTTGTAGTGGTACTACTTGACACACTTGGTGATGCCTCGTCTGGAGCAATGGTCCTCAATACAGAACTTACTGTGGTTGAAGTTCCTACAGTGTCTATAGATGTTGCTGCTAGTGTAGATGATGTGGATGGTGTTGGCTGAGGTACACTTCCAGACTTTGATGACTGACTCTCTTCATTTTCTGTGAATgagaaaagtataatgataattgaacTTTGTATTTTTTCAGACTTCTTCTGGTATACTCCTACTAGTGCTAAATGTTGGTTTCTGGTCAAACTGAATGACATATCTTTTTAtatcataaaaacaaagaaaaattctTTTCAATTACTgatacagaaaaagggaaaagacaacaTCACTTACCATCAACATGGAAAAGCATACCCAGCATCTTTTTGAGTCTCTGCTGACTCTTGGCCTTCTCTGCTTTGTATGCTTCTAAAGATATGACGTGAGTAGGTCTTGGCGGAGTAGGGTTTCTAGGGGTGGATGTACGGGAGGTGTTTGCTGTCCCCCCTGTTCCATTGCAGCTCTCTCCCCGTGTGCTTTGGGGTGTATGTGAGCCTGAGCGGTCAGATGGGTCACGTTCTGAGGGTCCTGGACTGATCATGCAAGAGTCTCCACCGGTGGCCTCACTTGTCTGGAATACATGAAGGGAAAGAAACGTTAATCCCTACAATCTGGATGACACGTCATGAAAAAATTGGCTTGAGGGGTGGGTGGTGTGAACATGGTGCAATGGAAAAATATAGCTGTGGGCCGGGGTAACATGACGTTACTGTTGTGAGCATTTTGGCTGAAAGCTATGGTGTTGGGAATGACTTGCCAGGAGTGGACAAAGCTCACGAAGGGTGTTTAGATtcatttggcatttaggaaggggcttctgcattatttccatcaataaattagtgtggaatgtactgtccgtgagccatgactggaagagcaccagcttCAGAGCAGATGCTATTTTCATGCTCAGGACCAGCAGTACAGGTtctattacagaaaattgaatattacaatttatttttattgtcaaatGACAAaatattacttgttattattattgtactgacttatggactacctagagataTGTTATGGAGTCTAtgcaaagaaaacagtctattactatCTGGATATAACAAATCAAATGACTAGAATGGCTAAATGGAATGGAAAATGGCTAAAAAGTTAATAACGGTTACAAAGATAAAGTAACACTGCAAAAGGGAGGCATAGAATTTTGTCACCTGGCCTAAAAGCCTGTCCGAATGGCAGTGAAGTATCCGAACCATATGGGTTAATAACTTACTTCTTGCAACAACAAAATCTATCCATCTCCTAGATCCAAAGATCCCACATTCCACCAaagctttctccttcttccctcttcatgATGTTTTAAATATTCAAACCAGCAACTTGTTTAGCACTTTTTCAATGTCATCATAAGAACTTTTCCAATAACACTGATTACCATTGCTCCTGACAAAGATATAACATTATATGAAGGAGCTGTTCTAAAACTTCCTGGCAAAAGAATATCACTACCTGCTGGTGTAGGGATTGTTCAGAGGCTTTGGACTGTCCAGAATCCACACTGCGGTTGCTTTCAGAATCTGTGTCCCGTCTTGAATCATACATGGAGAATGGGGTCTCTCTTCCACTACCCTGAGGTAAGTTGAGATGCAcattattgattaaaaaaaaaaaaatatctatatctacatctacttaagtctataactatatgtaatacctatctttatctttttcttcaacgtgttttttttattctcttaacccaaccaccacaaaTTTATTTGTCCCCTGcagttttttttgtgaattttgttacatacagatggctccacatgtgctcagccagcaaggagtctatcaataggccctagtgactgattctgattttccctttctttgaattggtacgaaaatgtatttttctttttaatacaattgatattgataaggttattattatcattgatgctatgattattaaattgttatttaaatcttggtaacatttaagacaatgaaataataaaagaccttttccaaatgtcaaggtaaagggtaaaccagtgagataggtaggactagtaactgactccttggtgattaagcacttatagagccatctatgcataaatacaacaaataaacttatattgcagtgggcatagcatgtattcttaccatccgtgccgattgggttaaaacAAGCATTTAGTTTATCATATCAAATTTTTAAAATAGACTGGATTAAGAAATAAGACATAATCAAGCATATGAGGagtttttatatctgtttattccaaaaaataacagataaattTGCATACTTTGAATTAATACTATAATTTCATAGTAGAGTGACAAAGACATCAGCATACCTGAGACATTCTTAGCTCCATATGCtttgatgaggagaaggaagccaTCATGGGATCAAGCACACAACGCCTCTTGTTCTCTGGGCTTAACTGGTGGGTGTTAGACTGAGCCCCAGGACTGAGGTCCAGAGCACGTTTCTCACCCCCACCATTTGGAGTACTACTACCTCGATTCTGGGTCTCCTCCAGGTAATCTCTGAAAAAAGGAATACATCAATTGTACAGTTAATGAGACTAGtcctattagtgtgtgtgtgtgaggtgtgtgtgaggtgtgtgtgaggtgtgtgtgaggtgtgtgtgtgtgtgtgtgtgtgtgtgtgtgtgtgtgtgtgtgtgtgaaagagagaaagagaaagagaaagaaagagagggagaaaatgcatGTGAATACCTGGGTTACAGATGTGCTATCCAGTTTCTATTAGTCATATACGTGTCTCATTTCCTATGGAAATTACTGGTGTAATTAGGAAAATAGACTTTCCCTATTCTACAAAAGACTTTTTAATACTTTTGGAAATTAATGATATAAACCAATACTCTTAAGACACTTTCAAATACATTACCTTGAATAGTTGACGGGTAAAGTGGTGGGGACTATACTACTGCCATTACATTTCTGTCTTTTACTTAGGTCTTCTGGTTCCTGAAACAAAGGAACAATGAGAAATtaacaaattatttattttgCATACATCACAATCTTATTTGATTTCTAAATGTGCAACTAAGTAGATGAACACCATGGGTATGGATCATGAGAGCATCTTGGaatagatttttttccttctttacacAATGATGTCAATTCACAAAAAAGGTCAAAATTACAAGTGCTATTCACACTACAATGACAAACCAACTACTACTGTTCATAGCCAATGTCCACTATTACCAGTGACAGTTAGGCTACATCACTTACAATATAACAAGCTCCTCTCTTGACACCCTTCCCAGCCTGTGCCTGCTGCAAAGCTGCTACCACTGCTTGAACACTCGTTGGGTCTCTGGCACATTCGTTTGGTGTATTCGGTGACTCAAGAACTGAAGCTACAGATCTGATGTCGGGCATCCTGAAGATAGCCCCCCCAAAATTTAAAAGGATTATTTAATTGTCTCAACCAGATAAAACAGGATCATTCAACTATCTCAAGTATATGAGAAAATACCACAAATACCATAATGGCTAACCTTGGTGTTGCTGAAGACAAGAAATCAGTCGAGAGGGAAGATGTGAAAGTGGCTGTGGATCGGccaagagggaggagtggggaggtagGTGGTCTTCTTGGACTGAGGACTGCCTTTGTGCGCCCTCCAAGGCGTACATTTGGCAGCACACCTGCTCGAACATATCTTTCTTGTGCTGGTGAAAATATAGGATAAAGAGTTACTTTCACAAATGGTTTACAACTTCATATATTGACAAATATAGTGAATCTTTAATTATATAAGGTAACCAGAATTTTCCATATGCATCAATTAACCTTACTAattcaaatataaacatatcagACATTTATGCTAAAGGAGATATAAAATTTCATAGAGTGGCACATACCTGTTGGATATTGTCTGCGGTTCTCTCCTGGACTTCTTCCATTATGTGCTTGTGCTTCCCTAACTACTCTGCTTGCAAAACCTGGACTTAAAACTTCTGCAGCAAAACTGGAAAAGAATACATTTGGACAAATGAGCAATTTGTGTTTTAAGTTAAGGTAGTACAAGCTTAATAAGGCATGGATAATATTCAAGGCTGTGGAGTTGGTACTCAAACCACCTAACTCTGGCTCtgatcccttttattattatcataataaaaaaaaaagaaaaagaaaaaaaaaaaaggattttataaCTATAGGTTACCTTTTAACCTCATGTCCTTAAAAGGTTTCAGTCAAATGGTTATTGCAATGCTATTGTAGCTTTTTTTTGTGcattctcggaaaaaaaaaaatcattatgccTTAAAAATGcattctcggaaaaaaaaaatcattatgccTTAAAAATGcattctcggaaaaaaaaaaaaatcattatgccTTAAAAATGCATATAGgactaaatgaaaatgatatgatttCTTATTCTCTGGGCTGGAAATAAAGTGTGCAATATGTTTAGAAAGTGGGATTTTTGCAATTTATGTTGAAATAGGAGTCGGGACATTTTTACTGACTCTGAATCCATAGCTCTGTAATAtacttaatataataataaaatgaaactaaaatgTAGCATTCTAACAAAATATCTTTTATCAAGACACTATATGAATTATTTTTAGAAAGCCTACAATTTCTATGGATCTCATAcaatcttttttctcttccgctGTTTAACCTCTAAAGACTGCAAAACCTTCAGCTGTCATGCAAATTTTGGTTGCACACATTTAAATAGCTCGAGTCTACCAATAAGAAATGTATAGGCTACTTCCTCACTATATCTCAAATATGAGTATCAGTAGAgc of the Penaeus chinensis breed Huanghai No. 1 chromosome 27, ASM1920278v2, whole genome shotgun sequence genome contains:
- the LOC125039561 gene encoding nuclear pore complex protein DDB_G0274915-like isoform X1 translates to MFRSACDFLGVDNNSDGDSSKENSPSALVNGQYSPSSSSSAAVVGSGGSPWGRTLTPRPASTQGSVLPQRLSMGNGVAASPVSSSTKQNVPWNDLSFAAEVLSPGFASRVVREAQAHNGRSPGENRRQYPTAQERYVRAGVLPNVRLGGRTKAVLSPRRPPTSPLLPLGRSTATFTSSLSTDFLSSATPRMPDIRSVASVLESPNTPNECARDPTSVQAVVAALQQAQAGKGVKRGACYIEPEDLSKRQKCNGSSIVPTTLPVNYSRDYLEETQNRGSSTPNGGGEKRALDLSPGAQSNTHQLSPENKRRCVLDPMMASFSSSKHMELRMSQGSGRETPFSMYDSRRDTDSESNRSVDSGQSKASEQSLHQQTSEATGGDSCMISPGPSERDPSDRSGSHTPQSTRGESCNGTGGTANTSRTSTPRNPTPPRPTHVISLEAYKAEKAKSQQRLKKMLGMLFHVDENEESQSSKSGSVPQPTPSTSSTLAATSIDTVGTSTTVSSVLRTIAPDEASPSVSSSTTTTAETDKNEVTTTFTFSLKPPSTSVVNKETDTVKTTESAGDEGGSNVSVTAVLKLPPPVSSDVTSLSTPTVSTSITAVTQSADTPTAVTSSSVIAKNPLLAGATSSESAFAPLKPGSDLSLISGIMPLTAPSSTASEQTNQGTFSLGSTLSKTASQVSSGTAVSSAFSFVVPGSNRSSSITSAVRPASATDGKNVENQQEKTKVPGAFTFGSQAAPANTSTSSQGVFAATDPKTSQGSSAVPPASSSSPFTFGAGSDAVSGQSSTFTFGPKTTQTEASTPSLGFSFGSQDSKAPATSTLTSGAQTTSAASGFSFGTSSGPTVAATSAPAPAAAPAAAPAPAPAPGSSSVSATFTFSQGSAAQTSAPSTSFNFGSSIAPPATVTAAATGSPFQFGAPDPKPTTAATSIPSFTPSTQSTSSSSSLFSFGAAAKATPAATSSSSPFSFGTVKASNPPSFGASVDTAKQATPSGAFTFGSAPAATTTATSSPGFNFGSSAGATAAPTSTPAPAPAPAPAPATFNFGSPAVSQTNSAFQFGSTDKPAQVATTSSSPFSFGSTASKPPSFGAPTSQTQSPFSFGSNAATGQASVPSSAAAPAPSFGSTTGQGFGALPTNTQGFGAPTTNPPAFGSTTSTAAFGTPKTTPSFGVPTTAPPAYGATSSQTSTPSFGTVTSPPSFGAPATSTPAFGSTTSTPAFGSTANPPAFGAPATTAPTFGAPATTAPTFGAPATTAPTFGAPATTAPAFGAPAPSFGSTATSATSLFGSSAGFGFGGAQGGSKASTPANPFEAAQGATSPFGSTNSPAPAAAPAATPAPSFAFQASQTPSFNSPAFGSSSTPNAKSTPFQFGQTAASPPSFGATPAAGGTASPGGPVFQFGSANPPSFNAGAFNFGGPSMPGDTQNIFSVGNNPASSAPRRTRARAPRRHR
- the LOC125039561 gene encoding mucin-19-like isoform X2, producing MFRSACDFLGVDNNSDGDSSKENSPSALVNGQYSPSSSSSAAVVGSGGSPWGRTLTPRPASTQGSVLPQRLSMGNGVAASPVSSSTKQNVPWNDLSFAAEVLSPGFASRVVREAQAHNGRSPGENRRQYPTAQERYVRAGVLPNVRLGGRTKAVLSPRRPPTSPLLPLGRSTATFTSSLSTDFLSSATPRMPDIRSVASVLESPNTPNECARDPTSVQAVVAALQQAQAGKGVKRGACYIEPEDLSKRQKCNGSSIVPTTLPVNYSRDYLEETQNRGSSTPNGGGEKRALDLSPGAQSNTHQLSPENKRRCVLDPMMASFSSSKHMELRMSQGSGRETPFSMYDSRRDTDSESNRSVDSGQSKASEQSLHQQTSEATGGDSCMISPGPSERDPSDRSGSHTPQSTRGESCNGTGGTANTSRTSTPRNPTPPRPTHVISLEAYKAEKAKSQQRLKKMLGMLFHVDENEESQSSKSGSVPQPTPSTSSTLAATSIDTVGTSTTVSSVLRTIAPDEASPSVSSSTTTTAETDKNEVTTTFTFSLKPPSTSVVNKETDTVKTTESAGDEGGSNVSVTAVLKLPPPVSSDVTSLSTPTVSTSITAVTQSADTPTAVTSSSVIAKNPLLAGATSSESAFAPLKPGSDLSLISGIMPLTAPSSTASEQTNQGTFSLGSTLSKTASQVSSGTAVSSAFSFVVPGSNRSSSITSAVRPASATDGKNVENQQEKTKVPGAFTFGSQAAPANTSTSSQGVFAATDPKTSQGSSAVPPASSSSPFTFGAGSDAVSGQSSTFTFGPKTTQTEASTPSLGFSFGSQDSKAPATSTLTSGAQTTSAASGFSFGTSSGPTVAATSAPAPAAAPAAAPAPAPAPGSSSVSATFTFSQGSAAQTSAPSTSFNFGSSIAPPATVTAAATGSPFQFGAPDPKPTTAATSIPSFTPSTQSTSSSSSLFSFGAAAKATPAATSSSSPFSFGTVKASNPPSFGASVDTAKQATPSGAFTFGSAPAATTTATSSPGFNFGSSAGATAAPTSTPAPAPAPAPAPATFNFGSPAVSQTNSAFQFGSTDKPAQVATTSSSPFSFGSTASKPPSFGAPTSQTQSPFSFGSNAATGQASVPSSAAAPAPSFGSTTGQGFGALPTNTQGFGAPTTNPPAFGSTTSTAAFGTPKTTPSFGVPTTAPPAYGATSSQTSTPSFGTVTSPPSFGAPATSTPAFGSTTSTPAFGSTANPPAFGAPATTAPTFGAPATTAPTFGAPATTAPTFGAPATTAPAFGAPAPSFGSTATSATSLFGSSAGFGFGGAQGGSKASTPANPFEAAQGATSPFGSTNSPAPAAAPAATPAPSFAFQASQTPSFNSPAFGSSSTPNAKSTPFQFGQTAASPPSFGATPAAGGTASPGGPVFQFGSANPPSFNAGNNPASSAPRRTRARAPRRHR